The following coding sequences lie in one Clupea harengus chromosome 23, Ch_v2.0.2, whole genome shotgun sequence genomic window:
- the LOC116218608 gene encoding protein NLRC3-like gives MTVQQGASDTQSKRPDETGRDSAAKHRWTPEEAEVNEKLRSTLKRKFQHLVEGVPHQGDTKLLHEIYTDLYITEGGRGEVNNEHEVRQIERASRREAAQGRPIKCSDIFEPLSGQDKPIRVLTKGVAGIGKTISVQKFILDWAEGKANQDVYLIFPLPFREMNLMKEKKISLAELLQHFHPEIKNQAIFSSSAHMFIFDGLDECRLPLDFRSNPRCCDVTEPASVDVLLTNLIKGNLLPSARLWITTRPAAAHLIPPECVDQLTEIRGFNNPQKEEYFGKRISDENLANRTITHLKSSRSLYIMCHIPVFCWITATVVERTSDESGSLQMPRTLTQMYTHFLIIQTSMKKHKYTGRKETDEEIIFKLGKLAFQQLEKGNLIFYEEDLRECGIDVTEASVYSGVCSQIFREEAGLYQGKVFSFVHLSIQEFLAALYVFLCFSNTERSMPDQQHTSPLSALFRASTLHDLHTTAVDLALQSENGHLDLFLRFLLGLSLESNQNLLRHLLPQIRRQSQSPEQTVQYVKEKIRDEAIRENNTSDRMVNLFYCLNELNHHAVVEVIDRSSGTLSVVMLSPGEWRTVRFKFEISGDHLDEFDLQKYIKTPEEDLTELLSPDEVLQRLVPVVTSAW, from the exons atgac CGTCCAGCAGGGggcatcagacacacagtccAAGAGGCCAGACGAGACAGGGAGGGACTCTGCTGCAAAACACAG ATGGACACCAGAAGAGGCAGAAGTCAATGAGAAACTCAGATCCACTCTGAAGAGGAAATTTCAGCATCTGGTTGAGGGAGTACCACATCAGGGAGACACCAAACTCCTCCATGAGATCTAcacagatctctacatcacagaggggggaagaggagaggtcaataatgaacatgaggtcagacagatagagagagcatccaggagagaagcagcacaaggcagaccaatcaaatgcagtgacatctttGAACCCTTATCTGGACAAGACAAACCCATCAGAGTGCTGACTAAGGGAgtggctggcattggaaaaacaatctctgtgcagaagttcattctaGACTGGGCTGAAGGAAAAGCCAATCAGGATGTCTACTTaatatttcctcttcctttccgaGAGATGAacctgatgaaggagaagaaaatcAGTCTGGCGGAGCTACTTCAACACTTTCACCCAGAAATAAAAAATCAAGCAATCTTCAGCAGTTCAGCGCACATGTTTATCTTTGATGGTCTTGATGAGTGTCGACTTCCTCTAGATTTCCGCTCCAACCCAaggtgttgtgatgtgacaGAGCCAGCCTCAGTGGACGTGCTGCTGACAAACCTCATCAAGGggaatctgcttccctctgctcgcctctggatcaccacccgaccagcagcagctcatCTGATCCCTCCTGAGTGTGTGGACCAGCTGACTGAAATAAGAGGATTCAATAACccacagaaagaggagtactttgggaagagaatcagtgatgagaaTTTGGCTAACAgaaccatcacacacctgaagtcatccaggagcctctacatcatgtgccacattccagtcttctgctGGATTACTGCCACTGTTGTAGAGAGAACTTCAGATGAATCGGGGAGTCTACAAATGCCAAGGACTCTaactcaaatgtacacacacttcctgatcatTCAGACAAGCATGAAAAAGCACAAGTacacagggagaaaagagacagatgaagagattaTTTTCAAACTGGGGAAACTGGCTTTCCAACAACTGGAGAAGGGCAATCTGATCTTCTATGAGGaagacctgagagagtgtggcataGATGTCACAGAAGCTTCAGTGTACTCAGGAGTGTGTTCTCAGATCttcagagaggaggctgggctgtaccaggggaaggtgttcagctttgtgcatctgagcattcaGGAGTTTCTTGCAGCTTTATATGTGTTCCTCTGCTTCAGCAACACCGAGAGAAGCATGCCTGACCAACAGCACACCTCTccgctctctgctctgttcagagcttcaacacttcatgacctacacacgactgcagtggatctggccttACAGAGTGAGAACGGACACCTGGACCTTTTCCTCCGCTTccttcttggcctctctctggagtcCAATCAGAATCTCCTAAGGCACCTACTGCCACAGATAAGAAGGCAatcacagagcccagagcaaaCAGTTCAGTATGTCAAGGAGAAGATCAGAGACGAGGCGATCAGAGAGAATAATACTTCAGACAGAATGGTTAACCTGTTCTACTGTCTTAATGAGTTGAATCACCATGCTGTAGTAGAGGTCATTGACAGGAGCTCAGGAACTCTGTCTGTAGTCATGCTCTCACCAGGAGAGTGGAGGACTGTGAGGTTTAAGTTTGAGATTTCAGGAGATCACCTGGATGAGTTTGATCTGCAGAAGTACATAAAGACACCAGAGGAAGATCTGACTGAACTCCTCAGTCCAGATGAAGTTCTTCAGAGGCTGGTGCCAGTGGTCACATCAGCTTGGTAA